Proteins encoded together in one Telopea speciosissima isolate NSW1024214 ecotype Mountain lineage chromosome 4, Tspe_v1, whole genome shotgun sequence window:
- the LOC122659436 gene encoding uncharacterized protein LOC122659436: protein MEGQQHQMHQMITDLGDQFKAAIRNIQAAPAATASPPPPVAPPNDTDGHMMERFLKMQPLCFAGITKDTLLPVKWVKEMEKAFEFLGYNEQQKLTCARYKLQYEAEAWWETTKPILQAAHPVLTWDIFKQAFFGNYFPTSVKKRKEVELDELTQGPKSVLQYQQKFEELFFFAPPHMGTDEAKAQKFEDGLRP from the coding sequence ATGGAAGGACAGCAACACCAAATGCACCAGATGATCACTGACTTGGGTGATCAGTTCAAGGCAGCCATAAGGAACATTCAAGCAGCTCCTGCAGCCACTGcttctcctccccctcctgTTGCTCCACCGAATGATACGGATGGGCACATGATGGAGAGATTTCTCAAGATGCAGCCCCTTTGCTTTGCTGGGATCACCAAAGACACCCTATTGCCTGTTAAATGGGTGAAGGAGATGGAGAAAGCTTTTGAATTTCTGGGTTACAATGAGCAGCAGAAGCTCACTTGTGCGAGGTATAAACTTCAGTATGAAGCAGAGGCCTGGTGGGAAACCACTAAGCCTATTCTCCAAGCTGCCCATCCAGTCTTAACTTGGGACATATTCAAGCAGGCTTTCTTCGGGAACTACTTCCCCACTAGtgtgaagaagaggaaagaagtcGAACTGGATGAATTGACACAGGGACCTAAATCTGTGTTACAATACCAACAGAAGTTTGAAGAACTGTTCTTCTTTGCCCCTCCTCATATGGGTACTGATGAAGCTAAGGCTCAGAAATTTGAAGATGGACTGAGGCCGTAG